The Haliaeetus albicilla chromosome 19, bHalAlb1.1, whole genome shotgun sequence genome has a segment encoding these proteins:
- the LOC104320028 gene encoding LOW QUALITY PROTEIN: cytokine receptor common subunit beta-like (The sequence of the model RefSeq protein was modified relative to this genomic sequence to represent the inferred CDS: substituted 1 base at 1 genomic stop codon) translates to MLVCKGVKMREFISLLLAPCLVLGVGTIRESIPMQTLQCYGDYVSLTTCTWMECSEAHQFVNVTLNCCEKNKEMTCRSHKGENHTECQNFTMHWVCHKHGHDGEYYTFNFDLTIQAELNVYLLQNVQTLPPQNLSVSLMGSGDFLLTWEAADGSQGLGNALEYEVTYKREWESWEKAASLLLSNTTHCHLSREDLVPGSSYVARVRARPGRASGFSGQYSEWSTEASWETPEGGLQPRNLRCLFNGADHLTCSWEVKKAITTSVLFGLFFRATPSSAEEECSPVLEKALPHVLYVVQSCEIPVSNSSSQSQYHVSVRAKTEEKLIEAYKNIKVLPPANVSVTVTGNQEYELRWIKHTFKYGFIKQRYEVEYWKTHQYKKTLQKLNINNDEPPFIFTLQRLAPSTEYRGKMRARVNMPHCDVPWSEWSEEFTWKTENVLPPVVLPVMLPVLIITLLTVAYCSSKYFLRKKKMWEAKIPNPGKSLLIQSYLGKVPLGNQPTSSQLDFNKYNLSEKMEQASFLQVVDRQTKTLAESPEGQAETTDVSPVALDLQNSYHALNEPEHAPVACSRQIAGHSFPVSRRNSADASVASQRAIPCFAFNGPYLXGPVASSQPDMHPTLGVDPVGVREKSVSLQYVTLPKEDCSQAPQRQEQPGAGPAQPFLLPGQKEMMQHLDDEEEVSPAPPASGKGTNVRTEEQKSPKALSCITAPQQCPLEYVTTESLLLPSAGDSNRPPLVTAGGLPCDSQEPQPPQ, encoded by the exons ATGCTTGTGTGCAAAGGTGTGAAGATGAGAGAGTTCATCAGTCTTCTTCTGGCTCCAtgcttggttttgggggttggaaCTATTCGAG AGAGCATCCCAATGCAGACCCTACAGTGTTATGGCGACTATGTATCTCTTACAACTTGCACATGGATggagtgttcagaggctcaTCAATTCGTGAATGTGACTCTGAACTGCTGTGAAAA GAACAAAGAAATGACCTGCAGGTCCCACAAAGGTGAAAACCACACTGAGTGCCAGAACTTCACAATGCATTGGGTGTGTCACAAACATGGACATGATGGAGAATATTACACCTTCAATTTTGACCTGACAATACAGGCAGAGCTAAATGTCTACTTGCTTCAGAATG TTCAGACCCTCCCACCTCAAAACCTCTCAGTCAGCTTGATGGGATCAGGAGACTTCTTGCTGACCTGGGAAGCAGCTGATGGAAGCCAAGGGCTGGGCAATGCCCTGGAGTATGAAGTCACTTACAAGCGGGAGTGGGAGTCCTGGGAG AAAGCTGCCTCGCTCTTGCTCTCCAACACCACACATTGCCATCTCAGCCGCGAGGACCTTGTCCCAGGGAGCAGCTATGTTGCCCGTGTGCGAGCCAGACCGGGGCGGGCCAGTGGCTTCTCCGGGCAGTACAGCGAGTGGAGCACGGAGGCATCGTGGGAGACCCCTGAAG GTGGCCTTCAGCCCAGGAACCTTCGCTGCCTCTTCAATGGTGCAGACCATTTGACGTGCAGCTGGGAAGTGAAGAAAGCAATTACCACCTCTGTCCTCTTTGGCTTGTTCTTCAGGGCCACTCCATCATCAGC agaAGAGGAGTGCTCTCCTGTGCTCGAGAAGGCCTTGCCCCATGTCCTGTATGTAGTCCAGAGCTGTGAGATCCCGGTCAGCAACTCCAGCAGTCAGAGCCAGTACCATGTGTCTGTCCGGGCCAAGACAGAGGAGAAACTGATTGAAGCCTACAAGAACA TTAAGGTGCTGCCGCCTGCAAATGTGTCAGTAACGGTGACAGGGAACCAAGAGTATGAACTGAGGTGGATAAAACACACTTTCAAATATGGCTTCATAAAACAGAGATACGAAGTTGAGTACTGGAAAACCCACCAATATAAAAAG aCTCTCCAGAAGTTAAATATCAACAATGATGAACCTCCCTTCATCTTCACGCTGCAGAGGCTGGCACCATCTACAGAATATAGGGGGAAAATGCGTGCAAGGGTGAACATGCCTCATTGTGATGTGCCTTGGAGTGAATGGAGTGAGGAGTTCACCTGGAAAACTGAGAATG tTCTGCCACCAGTGGTTCTCCCAGTGATGCTCCCAGTTCTCATCATCACTTTGCTAACAGTTGCTTATTGCAGCTCTAAGTATTTCCTCAG gaagaagaaaatgtgggaGGCAAAGATTCCGAACCCCGGCAAGAGTCTCCTGATCCAGAGCTACCTGGGG aaagtacCCTTAGGAAACCAGCCAACAAGCAGCCAGCTGGACTTCAACAAATACAACCTTTCCGAGAAGATGGAGCAGGCTAGCTTCCTTCAAGTTGTGGACAG GCAGACGAAGACTTTGGCAGAGTCCCCTGAAGGGCAGGCTGAGACGACAGATGTTTCCCCTGTTGCACTGGACCTACAGAACTCCTACCATGCTTTAAATGAGCCAGAGCACGCCCCAGTTGCCTGCTCACGTCAGATTGCTGGTCATTCCTTTCCTGTTTCGAGGAGAAACAGTGCTGATGCAAGTGTTGCTTCCCAGAGAGCAAtcccttgctttgctttcaatGGTCCATACTTGTAGGGCCCAGTGGCATCCTCCCAGCCTGATATGCATCCGACCCTGGGAGTGGACCCAGTGGGAGTCCGGGAGAAATCAGTTTCCCTTCAGTATGTGACCCTCCCAAAGGAAGACTGTTCCCAGGCTCCGCAAAGGCAAGAACAGCCGGGAGCAGGTCCTGCACAGCCCTTCCTGCTCCCAGGTCAGAAGGAAATGATGCAGCACCTTGACGATGAGGAAGAAGTCTCACCGGCCCCACCAGCCAGTGGGAAAGGCACGAACGTGAgaacagaagagcagaaatCTCCAAAGGCTCTTAGCTGTATCACGGCTCCTCAGCAGTGCCCCTTGGAGTACGTCACCACAGAGAGCCTGTTACTGCCATCAGCTGGTGACTCCAACCGTccaccacttgtcactgctgGGGGGTTACCTTGTGACTCACAggagccccagcccccccagtgA